In Pieris napi chromosome 2, ilPieNapi1.2, whole genome shotgun sequence, the following proteins share a genomic window:
- the LOC125058529 gene encoding CREB-regulated transcription coactivator 2-like isoform X1, whose product MANPRKFSEKIALHNQKQAEETAAFEKIMREVSDATNKVNTNNRRARINATIELSDKDSETVQNQQNVGSFRSGSLPNVAAPQLPTSEPEIVKPEETPLVSQYTMSGGRSGGMSPSPRSPGQRGRASSSVGPMRRPADRKHDTSPYGSNVYLSPPPDSNWRRTNSDSALHQSCGEQQSTAPPLSPHHPLHSHAHPHMPHQNHRRAANIHLDVLATFGMSPSNRPRSSCEIPRIPNNNNVYESGGDGGGGGGGVGGGGLGCGELQVPGGSLPDLTSVHFPPPHYLPLRTSPDYHHSASPSSPGAVSPGGGSISPATGGLSPASGSPVGATVPLSNMHPPDHSLYDTQNHLSVPNTNNYLHHSKNMSPLDHSWLASSYQPHCSPPSQYSSTSNIPSPTMVHSPGSPVESPQTDYSNLHQVLLQPFEQITMQGVDWAQLVQSLVESGWTAHVQVAENLDPPTSSYNTTYINHSSPHSPQTTNTQHTYSRSSTSPGIHTQTHTYPSSGESRARDPVAGGFPLASPSPATPATPATPASIPDIILTDYSGELDASIFGGEEAQLRAGLDLDDLSLLEEPSALLPDSSVEHEFRMDRIDRML is encoded by the exons ATGGCGAATCCTAGGAAATTTAGTGAAAAAATTGCCCTCCATAATCAAAAGCAAGCTGAGGAGACGGCTgcctttgaaaaaattatgcgTGAAGTTTCCGACGCAACCAATAAG gtgaatacaaataatagaaGAGCAAGAATAAATGCTACAATAGAACTGAGTGATAAAGATTCGGAGACTGTTCAAAACCAACAAAATGTGGGTTCGTTCAGAAGCGGTTCACTACCTAATGTTGCCGCTCCACAACTGCCCACCTCTGAACCAGAGATTGTTAAG CCAGAGGAAACACCATTAGTATCACAATACACAATGTCCGGGGGCAGGAGTGGGGGTATGTCTCCCTCGCCCCGATCCCCGGGTCAAAGAGGACGAGCCTCATCATCTGTTGGACCAATGAGACGGCCGGCAGACCGCAAGCATGACACTAGTCCATATGGTAGCAATGTATATCTGAG TCCACCACCAGACAGCAACTGGCGCAGGACGAACAGTGACTCGGCACTGCACCAGTCGTGTGGTGAGCAGCAATCCACCGCGCCGCCACTCTCACCCCACCACCCCTTGCATTCCCATGCGCACCCGCATATGCCTCACCAGAATCATAGACGAG CTGCAAATATCCATTTAGATGTTCTAGCAACGTTTGGAATGAGTCCCTCGAATCGTCCGAGATCGTCGTGTGAAATCCCACGGATACCAAATAATAACAA CGTGTACGAGAGCGGCGGGGACGGTGGGGGCGGAGGTGGAGGCGTTGGGGGCGGGGGCTTAGGGTGCGGCGAGCTGCAGGTGCCGGGGGGCTCGCTGCCCGACCTCACCTCCGTGCACTTCCCTCCGCCGCACTACCTGCCGCTGCGCACCTCGCCCGACTACCACCACAGTGCG AGCCCCAGTTCCCCTGGAGCGGTGTCCCCTGGCGGGGGTAGCATCTCTCCCGCCACGGGGGGCCTCTCGCCCGCCTCGGGCTCCCCCGTGGGGGCCACAGTGCCCCTCTCTAATATGCACCCACCGGACCACTCGTTATACGACACGCAA aaTCACTTATCTGTACCAAACACAAATAATTATCTCCATCATAGTAAG AACATGTCTCCTTTGGATCACAGCTGGCTCGCATCGAGCTATCAGCCACACTGCAGTCCGCCTTCACAATATTCTTCGACATCGAATATCCCTTCACCAACG ATGGTCCACAGTCCCGGTAGTCCGGTAGAGTCACCGCAGACAGACTACAGCAACCTCCACCAAGTGCTATTACAACCCTTCGAGCAAATCACGATG CAAGGAGTT GACTGGGCGCAGTTGGTGCAGAGTCTCGTGGAGTCGGGCTGGACCGCGCACGTTCAAGTCGCGGAAAAC CTGGATCCACCGACGTCGAGTTACAACACGACGTATATTAATCACAGCTCACCTCACTCACCTCAGACAACGAATACGCAACACACATATTCAAGG TCGTCGACGTCACCGGGAATCCATACGCAGACGCACACGTACCCGTCGTCGGGTGAGAGCCGGGCGAGGGACCCCGTGGCCGGGGGCTTCCCCCTCGCCTCACCCTCGCCCGCCACCCCCGCCACACCTGCCACGCCCGCCTCCATCCCCGACATCATACTCACGG ATTACTCGGGTGAACTAGACGCGAGCATATTCGGCGGCGAGGAAGCCCAGCTCCGGGCGGGTCTGGACCTGGACGACCTGAGCCTGTTGGAGGAACCTAGTGCTTTACTACCTGACTCTTCCGTGGAACACGAGTTCCGAATGGACCGGATCGACCGCATGTTATAA
- the LOC125058529 gene encoding CREB-regulated transcription coactivator 3-like isoform X2, with translation MANPRKFSEKIALHNQKQAEETAAFEKIMREVSDATNKVNTNNRRARINATIELSDKDSETVQNQQNVGSFRSGSLPNVAAPQLPTSEPEIVKPEETPLVSQYTMSGGRSGGMSPSPRSPGQRGRASSSVGPMRRPADRKHDTSPYGSNVYLSPPPDSNWRRTNSDSALHQSCGEQQSTAPPLSPHHPLHSHAHPHMPHQNHRRAANIHLDVLATFGMSPSNRPRSSCEIPRIPNNNNVYESGGDGGGGGGGVGGGGLGCGELQVPGGSLPDLTSVHFPPPHYLPLRTSPDYHHSASPSSPGAVSPGGGSISPATGGLSPASGSPVGATVPLSNMHPPDHSLYDTQNHLSVPNTNNYLHHSKNMSPLDHSWLASSYQPHCSPPSQYSSTSNIPSPTMVHSPGSPVESPQTDYSNLHQVLLQPFEQITMDWAQLVQSLVESGWTAHVQVAENLDPPTSSYNTTYINHSSPHSPQTTNTQHTYSRSSTSPGIHTQTHTYPSSGESRARDPVAGGFPLASPSPATPATPATPASIPDIILTDYSGELDASIFGGEEAQLRAGLDLDDLSLLEEPSALLPDSSVEHEFRMDRIDRML, from the exons ATGGCGAATCCTAGGAAATTTAGTGAAAAAATTGCCCTCCATAATCAAAAGCAAGCTGAGGAGACGGCTgcctttgaaaaaattatgcgTGAAGTTTCCGACGCAACCAATAAG gtgaatacaaataatagaaGAGCAAGAATAAATGCTACAATAGAACTGAGTGATAAAGATTCGGAGACTGTTCAAAACCAACAAAATGTGGGTTCGTTCAGAAGCGGTTCACTACCTAATGTTGCCGCTCCACAACTGCCCACCTCTGAACCAGAGATTGTTAAG CCAGAGGAAACACCATTAGTATCACAATACACAATGTCCGGGGGCAGGAGTGGGGGTATGTCTCCCTCGCCCCGATCCCCGGGTCAAAGAGGACGAGCCTCATCATCTGTTGGACCAATGAGACGGCCGGCAGACCGCAAGCATGACACTAGTCCATATGGTAGCAATGTATATCTGAG TCCACCACCAGACAGCAACTGGCGCAGGACGAACAGTGACTCGGCACTGCACCAGTCGTGTGGTGAGCAGCAATCCACCGCGCCGCCACTCTCACCCCACCACCCCTTGCATTCCCATGCGCACCCGCATATGCCTCACCAGAATCATAGACGAG CTGCAAATATCCATTTAGATGTTCTAGCAACGTTTGGAATGAGTCCCTCGAATCGTCCGAGATCGTCGTGTGAAATCCCACGGATACCAAATAATAACAA CGTGTACGAGAGCGGCGGGGACGGTGGGGGCGGAGGTGGAGGCGTTGGGGGCGGGGGCTTAGGGTGCGGCGAGCTGCAGGTGCCGGGGGGCTCGCTGCCCGACCTCACCTCCGTGCACTTCCCTCCGCCGCACTACCTGCCGCTGCGCACCTCGCCCGACTACCACCACAGTGCG AGCCCCAGTTCCCCTGGAGCGGTGTCCCCTGGCGGGGGTAGCATCTCTCCCGCCACGGGGGGCCTCTCGCCCGCCTCGGGCTCCCCCGTGGGGGCCACAGTGCCCCTCTCTAATATGCACCCACCGGACCACTCGTTATACGACACGCAA aaTCACTTATCTGTACCAAACACAAATAATTATCTCCATCATAGTAAG AACATGTCTCCTTTGGATCACAGCTGGCTCGCATCGAGCTATCAGCCACACTGCAGTCCGCCTTCACAATATTCTTCGACATCGAATATCCCTTCACCAACG ATGGTCCACAGTCCCGGTAGTCCGGTAGAGTCACCGCAGACAGACTACAGCAACCTCCACCAAGTGCTATTACAACCCTTCGAGCAAATCACGATG GACTGGGCGCAGTTGGTGCAGAGTCTCGTGGAGTCGGGCTGGACCGCGCACGTTCAAGTCGCGGAAAAC CTGGATCCACCGACGTCGAGTTACAACACGACGTATATTAATCACAGCTCACCTCACTCACCTCAGACAACGAATACGCAACACACATATTCAAGG TCGTCGACGTCACCGGGAATCCATACGCAGACGCACACGTACCCGTCGTCGGGTGAGAGCCGGGCGAGGGACCCCGTGGCCGGGGGCTTCCCCCTCGCCTCACCCTCGCCCGCCACCCCCGCCACACCTGCCACGCCCGCCTCCATCCCCGACATCATACTCACGG ATTACTCGGGTGAACTAGACGCGAGCATATTCGGCGGCGAGGAAGCCCAGCTCCGGGCGGGTCTGGACCTGGACGACCTGAGCCTGTTGGAGGAACCTAGTGCTTTACTACCTGACTCTTCCGTGGAACACGAGTTCCGAATGGACCGGATCGACCGCATGTTATAA
- the LOC125058529 gene encoding CREB-regulated transcription coactivator 3-like isoform X8, translated as MANPRKFSEKIALHNQKQAEETAAFEKIMREVSDATNKPEETPLVSQYTMSGGRSGGMSPSPRSPGQRGRASSSVGPMRRPADRKHDTSPYGSNVYLSPPPDSNWRRTNSDSALHQSCGEQQSTAPPLSPHHPLHSHAHPHMPHQNHRRAANIHLDVLATFGMSPSNRPRSSCEIPRIPNNNNVYESGGDGGGGGGGVGGGGLGCGELQVPGGSLPDLTSVHFPPPHYLPLRTSPDYHHSASPSSPGAVSPGGGSISPATGGLSPASGSPVGATVPLSNMHPPDHSLYDTQNHLSVPNTNNYLHHSKNMSPLDHSWLASSYQPHCSPPSQYSSTSNIPSPTMVHSPGSPVESPQTDYSNLHQVLLQPFEQITMLDPPTSSYNTTYINHSSPHSPQTTNTQHTYSRSSTSPGIHTQTHTYPSSGESRARDPVAGGFPLASPSPATPATPATPASIPDIILTDYSGELDASIFGGEEAQLRAGLDLDDLSLLEEPSALLPDSSVEHEFRMDRIDRML; from the exons ATGGCGAATCCTAGGAAATTTAGTGAAAAAATTGCCCTCCATAATCAAAAGCAAGCTGAGGAGACGGCTgcctttgaaaaaattatgcgTGAAGTTTCCGACGCAACCAATAAG CCAGAGGAAACACCATTAGTATCACAATACACAATGTCCGGGGGCAGGAGTGGGGGTATGTCTCCCTCGCCCCGATCCCCGGGTCAAAGAGGACGAGCCTCATCATCTGTTGGACCAATGAGACGGCCGGCAGACCGCAAGCATGACACTAGTCCATATGGTAGCAATGTATATCTGAG TCCACCACCAGACAGCAACTGGCGCAGGACGAACAGTGACTCGGCACTGCACCAGTCGTGTGGTGAGCAGCAATCCACCGCGCCGCCACTCTCACCCCACCACCCCTTGCATTCCCATGCGCACCCGCATATGCCTCACCAGAATCATAGACGAG CTGCAAATATCCATTTAGATGTTCTAGCAACGTTTGGAATGAGTCCCTCGAATCGTCCGAGATCGTCGTGTGAAATCCCACGGATACCAAATAATAACAA CGTGTACGAGAGCGGCGGGGACGGTGGGGGCGGAGGTGGAGGCGTTGGGGGCGGGGGCTTAGGGTGCGGCGAGCTGCAGGTGCCGGGGGGCTCGCTGCCCGACCTCACCTCCGTGCACTTCCCTCCGCCGCACTACCTGCCGCTGCGCACCTCGCCCGACTACCACCACAGTGCG AGCCCCAGTTCCCCTGGAGCGGTGTCCCCTGGCGGGGGTAGCATCTCTCCCGCCACGGGGGGCCTCTCGCCCGCCTCGGGCTCCCCCGTGGGGGCCACAGTGCCCCTCTCTAATATGCACCCACCGGACCACTCGTTATACGACACGCAA aaTCACTTATCTGTACCAAACACAAATAATTATCTCCATCATAGTAAG AACATGTCTCCTTTGGATCACAGCTGGCTCGCATCGAGCTATCAGCCACACTGCAGTCCGCCTTCACAATATTCTTCGACATCGAATATCCCTTCACCAACG ATGGTCCACAGTCCCGGTAGTCCGGTAGAGTCACCGCAGACAGACTACAGCAACCTCCACCAAGTGCTATTACAACCCTTCGAGCAAATCACGATG CTGGATCCACCGACGTCGAGTTACAACACGACGTATATTAATCACAGCTCACCTCACTCACCTCAGACAACGAATACGCAACACACATATTCAAGG TCGTCGACGTCACCGGGAATCCATACGCAGACGCACACGTACCCGTCGTCGGGTGAGAGCCGGGCGAGGGACCCCGTGGCCGGGGGCTTCCCCCTCGCCTCACCCTCGCCCGCCACCCCCGCCACACCTGCCACGCCCGCCTCCATCCCCGACATCATACTCACGG ATTACTCGGGTGAACTAGACGCGAGCATATTCGGCGGCGAGGAAGCCCAGCTCCGGGCGGGTCTGGACCTGGACGACCTGAGCCTGTTGGAGGAACCTAGTGCTTTACTACCTGACTCTTCCGTGGAACACGAGTTCCGAATGGACCGGATCGACCGCATGTTATAA
- the LOC125058529 gene encoding CREB-regulated transcription coactivator 3-like isoform X3, with translation MANPRKFSEKIALHNQKQAEETAAFEKIMREVSDATNKVNTNNRRARINATIELSDKDSETVQNQQNVGSFRSGSLPNVAAPQLPTSEPEIVKPEETPLVSQYTMSGGRSGGMSPSPRSPGQRGRASSSVGPMRRPADRKHDTSPYGSNVYLSPPPDSNWRRTNSDSALHQSCGEQQSTAPPLSPHHPLHSHAHPHMPHQNHRRAANIHLDVLATFGMSPSNRPRSSCEIPRIPNNNNVYESGGDGGGGGGGVGGGGLGCGELQVPGGSLPDLTSVHFPPPHYLPLRTSPDYHHSASPSSPGAVSPGGGSISPATGGLSPASGSPVGATVPLSNMHPPDHSLYDTQNMSPLDHSWLASSYQPHCSPPSQYSSTSNIPSPTMVHSPGSPVESPQTDYSNLHQVLLQPFEQITMQGVDWAQLVQSLVESGWTAHVQVAENLDPPTSSYNTTYINHSSPHSPQTTNTQHTYSRSSTSPGIHTQTHTYPSSGESRARDPVAGGFPLASPSPATPATPATPASIPDIILTDYSGELDASIFGGEEAQLRAGLDLDDLSLLEEPSALLPDSSVEHEFRMDRIDRML, from the exons ATGGCGAATCCTAGGAAATTTAGTGAAAAAATTGCCCTCCATAATCAAAAGCAAGCTGAGGAGACGGCTgcctttgaaaaaattatgcgTGAAGTTTCCGACGCAACCAATAAG gtgaatacaaataatagaaGAGCAAGAATAAATGCTACAATAGAACTGAGTGATAAAGATTCGGAGACTGTTCAAAACCAACAAAATGTGGGTTCGTTCAGAAGCGGTTCACTACCTAATGTTGCCGCTCCACAACTGCCCACCTCTGAACCAGAGATTGTTAAG CCAGAGGAAACACCATTAGTATCACAATACACAATGTCCGGGGGCAGGAGTGGGGGTATGTCTCCCTCGCCCCGATCCCCGGGTCAAAGAGGACGAGCCTCATCATCTGTTGGACCAATGAGACGGCCGGCAGACCGCAAGCATGACACTAGTCCATATGGTAGCAATGTATATCTGAG TCCACCACCAGACAGCAACTGGCGCAGGACGAACAGTGACTCGGCACTGCACCAGTCGTGTGGTGAGCAGCAATCCACCGCGCCGCCACTCTCACCCCACCACCCCTTGCATTCCCATGCGCACCCGCATATGCCTCACCAGAATCATAGACGAG CTGCAAATATCCATTTAGATGTTCTAGCAACGTTTGGAATGAGTCCCTCGAATCGTCCGAGATCGTCGTGTGAAATCCCACGGATACCAAATAATAACAA CGTGTACGAGAGCGGCGGGGACGGTGGGGGCGGAGGTGGAGGCGTTGGGGGCGGGGGCTTAGGGTGCGGCGAGCTGCAGGTGCCGGGGGGCTCGCTGCCCGACCTCACCTCCGTGCACTTCCCTCCGCCGCACTACCTGCCGCTGCGCACCTCGCCCGACTACCACCACAGTGCG AGCCCCAGTTCCCCTGGAGCGGTGTCCCCTGGCGGGGGTAGCATCTCTCCCGCCACGGGGGGCCTCTCGCCCGCCTCGGGCTCCCCCGTGGGGGCCACAGTGCCCCTCTCTAATATGCACCCACCGGACCACTCGTTATACGACACGCAA AACATGTCTCCTTTGGATCACAGCTGGCTCGCATCGAGCTATCAGCCACACTGCAGTCCGCCTTCACAATATTCTTCGACATCGAATATCCCTTCACCAACG ATGGTCCACAGTCCCGGTAGTCCGGTAGAGTCACCGCAGACAGACTACAGCAACCTCCACCAAGTGCTATTACAACCCTTCGAGCAAATCACGATG CAAGGAGTT GACTGGGCGCAGTTGGTGCAGAGTCTCGTGGAGTCGGGCTGGACCGCGCACGTTCAAGTCGCGGAAAAC CTGGATCCACCGACGTCGAGTTACAACACGACGTATATTAATCACAGCTCACCTCACTCACCTCAGACAACGAATACGCAACACACATATTCAAGG TCGTCGACGTCACCGGGAATCCATACGCAGACGCACACGTACCCGTCGTCGGGTGAGAGCCGGGCGAGGGACCCCGTGGCCGGGGGCTTCCCCCTCGCCTCACCCTCGCCCGCCACCCCCGCCACACCTGCCACGCCCGCCTCCATCCCCGACATCATACTCACGG ATTACTCGGGTGAACTAGACGCGAGCATATTCGGCGGCGAGGAAGCCCAGCTCCGGGCGGGTCTGGACCTGGACGACCTGAGCCTGTTGGAGGAACCTAGTGCTTTACTACCTGACTCTTCCGTGGAACACGAGTTCCGAATGGACCGGATCGACCGCATGTTATAA
- the LOC125058529 gene encoding CREB-regulated transcription coactivator 2-like isoform X6 yields MANPRKFSEKIALHNQKQAEETAAFEKIMREVSDATNKPEETPLVSQYTMSGGRSGGMSPSPRSPGQRGRASSSVGPMRRPADRKHDTSPYGSNVYLSPPPDSNWRRTNSDSALHQSCGEQQSTAPPLSPHHPLHSHAHPHMPHQNHRRAANIHLDVLATFGMSPSNRPRSSCEIPRIPNNNNVYESGGDGGGGGGGVGGGGLGCGELQVPGGSLPDLTSVHFPPPHYLPLRTSPDYHHSASPSSPGAVSPGGGSISPATGGLSPASGSPVGATVPLSNMHPPDHSLYDTQNHLSVPNTNNYLHHSKNMSPLDHSWLASSYQPHCSPPSQYSSTSNIPSPTMVHSPGSPVESPQTDYSNLHQVLLQPFEQITMQGVDWAQLVQSLVESGWTAHVQVAENLDPPTSSYNTTYINHSSPHSPQTTNTQHTYSRSSTSPGIHTQTHTYPSSGESRARDPVAGGFPLASPSPATPATPATPASIPDIILTDYSGELDASIFGGEEAQLRAGLDLDDLSLLEEPSALLPDSSVEHEFRMDRIDRML; encoded by the exons ATGGCGAATCCTAGGAAATTTAGTGAAAAAATTGCCCTCCATAATCAAAAGCAAGCTGAGGAGACGGCTgcctttgaaaaaattatgcgTGAAGTTTCCGACGCAACCAATAAG CCAGAGGAAACACCATTAGTATCACAATACACAATGTCCGGGGGCAGGAGTGGGGGTATGTCTCCCTCGCCCCGATCCCCGGGTCAAAGAGGACGAGCCTCATCATCTGTTGGACCAATGAGACGGCCGGCAGACCGCAAGCATGACACTAGTCCATATGGTAGCAATGTATATCTGAG TCCACCACCAGACAGCAACTGGCGCAGGACGAACAGTGACTCGGCACTGCACCAGTCGTGTGGTGAGCAGCAATCCACCGCGCCGCCACTCTCACCCCACCACCCCTTGCATTCCCATGCGCACCCGCATATGCCTCACCAGAATCATAGACGAG CTGCAAATATCCATTTAGATGTTCTAGCAACGTTTGGAATGAGTCCCTCGAATCGTCCGAGATCGTCGTGTGAAATCCCACGGATACCAAATAATAACAA CGTGTACGAGAGCGGCGGGGACGGTGGGGGCGGAGGTGGAGGCGTTGGGGGCGGGGGCTTAGGGTGCGGCGAGCTGCAGGTGCCGGGGGGCTCGCTGCCCGACCTCACCTCCGTGCACTTCCCTCCGCCGCACTACCTGCCGCTGCGCACCTCGCCCGACTACCACCACAGTGCG AGCCCCAGTTCCCCTGGAGCGGTGTCCCCTGGCGGGGGTAGCATCTCTCCCGCCACGGGGGGCCTCTCGCCCGCCTCGGGCTCCCCCGTGGGGGCCACAGTGCCCCTCTCTAATATGCACCCACCGGACCACTCGTTATACGACACGCAA aaTCACTTATCTGTACCAAACACAAATAATTATCTCCATCATAGTAAG AACATGTCTCCTTTGGATCACAGCTGGCTCGCATCGAGCTATCAGCCACACTGCAGTCCGCCTTCACAATATTCTTCGACATCGAATATCCCTTCACCAACG ATGGTCCACAGTCCCGGTAGTCCGGTAGAGTCACCGCAGACAGACTACAGCAACCTCCACCAAGTGCTATTACAACCCTTCGAGCAAATCACGATG CAAGGAGTT GACTGGGCGCAGTTGGTGCAGAGTCTCGTGGAGTCGGGCTGGACCGCGCACGTTCAAGTCGCGGAAAAC CTGGATCCACCGACGTCGAGTTACAACACGACGTATATTAATCACAGCTCACCTCACTCACCTCAGACAACGAATACGCAACACACATATTCAAGG TCGTCGACGTCACCGGGAATCCATACGCAGACGCACACGTACCCGTCGTCGGGTGAGAGCCGGGCGAGGGACCCCGTGGCCGGGGGCTTCCCCCTCGCCTCACCCTCGCCCGCCACCCCCGCCACACCTGCCACGCCCGCCTCCATCCCCGACATCATACTCACGG ATTACTCGGGTGAACTAGACGCGAGCATATTCGGCGGCGAGGAAGCCCAGCTCCGGGCGGGTCTGGACCTGGACGACCTGAGCCTGTTGGAGGAACCTAGTGCTTTACTACCTGACTCTTCCGTGGAACACGAGTTCCGAATGGACCGGATCGACCGCATGTTATAA
- the LOC125058529 gene encoding CREB-regulated transcription coactivator 1-like isoform X4 has product MANPRKFSEKIALHNQKQAEETAAFEKIMREVSDATNKVNTNNRRARINATIELSDKDSETVQNQQNVGSFRSGSLPNVAAPQLPTSEPEIVKPEETPLVSQYTMSGGRSGGMSPSPRSPGQRGRASSSVGPMRRPADRKHDTSPYGSNVYLSPPPDSNWRRTNSDSALHQSCGEQQSTAPPLSPHHPLHSHAHPHMPHQNHRRAANIHLDVLATFGMSPSNRPRSSCEIPRIPNNNNVYESGGDGGGGGGGVGGGGLGCGELQVPGGSLPDLTSVHFPPPHYLPLRTSPDYHHSASPSSPGAVSPGGGSISPATGGLSPASGSPVGATVPLSNMHPPDHSLYDTQNHLSVPNTNNYLHHSKNMSPLDHSWLASSYQPHCSPPSQYSSTSNIPSPTMVHSPGSPVESPQTDYSNLHQVLLQPFEQITMLDPPTSSYNTTYINHSSPHSPQTTNTQHTYSRSSTSPGIHTQTHTYPSSGESRARDPVAGGFPLASPSPATPATPATPASIPDIILTDYSGELDASIFGGEEAQLRAGLDLDDLSLLEEPSALLPDSSVEHEFRMDRIDRML; this is encoded by the exons ATGGCGAATCCTAGGAAATTTAGTGAAAAAATTGCCCTCCATAATCAAAAGCAAGCTGAGGAGACGGCTgcctttgaaaaaattatgcgTGAAGTTTCCGACGCAACCAATAAG gtgaatacaaataatagaaGAGCAAGAATAAATGCTACAATAGAACTGAGTGATAAAGATTCGGAGACTGTTCAAAACCAACAAAATGTGGGTTCGTTCAGAAGCGGTTCACTACCTAATGTTGCCGCTCCACAACTGCCCACCTCTGAACCAGAGATTGTTAAG CCAGAGGAAACACCATTAGTATCACAATACACAATGTCCGGGGGCAGGAGTGGGGGTATGTCTCCCTCGCCCCGATCCCCGGGTCAAAGAGGACGAGCCTCATCATCTGTTGGACCAATGAGACGGCCGGCAGACCGCAAGCATGACACTAGTCCATATGGTAGCAATGTATATCTGAG TCCACCACCAGACAGCAACTGGCGCAGGACGAACAGTGACTCGGCACTGCACCAGTCGTGTGGTGAGCAGCAATCCACCGCGCCGCCACTCTCACCCCACCACCCCTTGCATTCCCATGCGCACCCGCATATGCCTCACCAGAATCATAGACGAG CTGCAAATATCCATTTAGATGTTCTAGCAACGTTTGGAATGAGTCCCTCGAATCGTCCGAGATCGTCGTGTGAAATCCCACGGATACCAAATAATAACAA CGTGTACGAGAGCGGCGGGGACGGTGGGGGCGGAGGTGGAGGCGTTGGGGGCGGGGGCTTAGGGTGCGGCGAGCTGCAGGTGCCGGGGGGCTCGCTGCCCGACCTCACCTCCGTGCACTTCCCTCCGCCGCACTACCTGCCGCTGCGCACCTCGCCCGACTACCACCACAGTGCG AGCCCCAGTTCCCCTGGAGCGGTGTCCCCTGGCGGGGGTAGCATCTCTCCCGCCACGGGGGGCCTCTCGCCCGCCTCGGGCTCCCCCGTGGGGGCCACAGTGCCCCTCTCTAATATGCACCCACCGGACCACTCGTTATACGACACGCAA aaTCACTTATCTGTACCAAACACAAATAATTATCTCCATCATAGTAAG AACATGTCTCCTTTGGATCACAGCTGGCTCGCATCGAGCTATCAGCCACACTGCAGTCCGCCTTCACAATATTCTTCGACATCGAATATCCCTTCACCAACG ATGGTCCACAGTCCCGGTAGTCCGGTAGAGTCACCGCAGACAGACTACAGCAACCTCCACCAAGTGCTATTACAACCCTTCGAGCAAATCACGATG CTGGATCCACCGACGTCGAGTTACAACACGACGTATATTAATCACAGCTCACCTCACTCACCTCAGACAACGAATACGCAACACACATATTCAAGG TCGTCGACGTCACCGGGAATCCATACGCAGACGCACACGTACCCGTCGTCGGGTGAGAGCCGGGCGAGGGACCCCGTGGCCGGGGGCTTCCCCCTCGCCTCACCCTCGCCCGCCACCCCCGCCACACCTGCCACGCCCGCCTCCATCCCCGACATCATACTCACGG ATTACTCGGGTGAACTAGACGCGAGCATATTCGGCGGCGAGGAAGCCCAGCTCCGGGCGGGTCTGGACCTGGACGACCTGAGCCTGTTGGAGGAACCTAGTGCTTTACTACCTGACTCTTCCGTGGAACACGAGTTCCGAATGGACCGGATCGACCGCATGTTATAA